The candidate division WOR-3 bacterium DNA window TTGTTGTCGGCGCATCGGATTTACACGTTGTTGCGATAATCAATGCGACGATTAGTCCCATGAAGGTCATTGTTAGCGTGTTTTGTCTTGGTATCATAGTATATCATATCGAAGACTCTCGGTTTGGCAAGGACGACTTCCGTAGTGTTGAATCGGGAATGTATAGACCAAACAGTTTGATGTGAAACTTTTCTACCTCGGGTGCGTATAACTTAACGTATATCGAAACCGCACGTTTGCGGAACCCTGTATCCATGAGCGCAGGTCATAAAGAAAGGAGGAGCTAGTGAGACCAGTGAGTAATGTGTTGCTCATAGTAGTCACAGCAGTATTCTCCATATCTGCTGCAGAAGCACAGAAGACAGTTGCCCCATCAATCAATGCCGTTCGGGCCGAAGAAGAGATAATCATTGACGGCGACCTGAGAGAATCAGTCTGGCAGGGTGAAGGTTATTCTGCATTAGTGCAGAAAGAACCCGTTGAGGGTGCCGCACCGACCGAAGAAACGAGTGTCTATGTTGCGTATAATGATGAAGGCATATTTGTTGCAGCGCGGTGTTATTATTCGGATATGAGTTTTTGCACCGGAGGACTCGGCCGGAGGGATGAGATGCTTCAATCTGACCGGTTCTGGGTTTGGATCGATCCCAACAGGAGTGGACGGAATGCTTTTGGTTTTGCAGTGAATCCTGATGGTTCAATTGTCGATGGTAAGTGCTATCAGGATATTGCCTGGGACGATAGCTGGGATGGTGTATGGCAGTCGGCTGCAAAGAGGCACGTAGACCATTGGACAGCCGAAATGTTCATTCCGTTCAACCAACTTCGCTTTGCTAAGAAGAATGAATACATAATGGGTGTTAATTTCGATCGATATATCATTTGTAAAGCCGAGGATGACTATTTTTCTATGGTACCTGACACCGAAACCGGCTTCGTTTCGAAGTTTGGATTACTAACCGGGATAGCAGGGATTGAACCTCCAGTTAGACTGCAGATCCTGCCTTACGTCATGGGAAAGGCGAGCTATCTGGCTGAGGGAGAGGATAGTCCATTCTATGAAGATAACAGATACGACGGCAGTGCAGGACTGGACCTCAAGTACGGACTGACAGGAGACCTTACCCTTGATGCAACAGTGAATCCCGATTTTGGCCAGGCCGAAGTCGACCCAGCCGAGATCAATCTATCTGCTTTTGAGACCTACTACGCTGAGAAGAGGTCATTCTTTATTGAAGGTTCTGATATTTTCATCTTCGGCGATAATCCTGCGGGTGGGGTATGGGGTTGTAACTGGCAGGAACCTGAGATTTTCTACAGCCGCCGTATCGGCCGAGAGCCAAAGGGATATGTTACGCATACGGGATTTGTCGACCGGCCTGAGCAGACCACCATAATCGGTGCTGCTAAAATGAGCGGACAGGTTGGCGATTGGGCACTGGGGCATATCAGTGCTGTTACAGACCGGGAATATGCGAGAGTTGATTCATCGGGCACGATCTTTGAAGAGGAAATAGAACCTCGTACATACTATGGTATTATCAGAAGCTACAAAGAATTCAATAAAGGGGATCAGGGTTTGGGTTTCATGGCGACCGGAGTTGCGCGAGATCTGAGGACCGAAGAATTGAGCCGGATAAACAACCGAAACGCGCTTGTCGTTGGGCTTGACGGGTGGTCATTTCTCAATGATGCAAGAGAATGGGCATTCATGGGACATACAGAATACTCTAATGTGAACGGGTCCGAAGAGAGAATGCTGGACTTGCAGCAGGAACCGGCGCATTACTATCAGAGTCCGGATCTCGATTATGTTTCCCTCGATTCGAGCCGCACTTCCCTGTCCGGGTATATGGGTAGATTTGCAATCAAAAAGACGAAGGGGAATTTGGGCTTCCATTCAAGCTTGGGTATCATCTCTCCAGGGTTTGAGACGAACGACCTTGGATTTACCTGGATCACCAATGTGGTCAATATGCATGTTGCAGCAGGGTACAACTGGTATGCACCGACCAACTGGTATAGGGACGCCAGTATCTGGTTGATGACATCAAGGAATTATGATTTCGACAGCAGAAAGCTGTTCGAGCAATACTACGCTATGGCGAACGCTACTCTTCCCAACTACTGGAGCGCTGAATCATGGGTCCAGTATACGCCGGACGGTCTTGATCTGCACGAGACAAGAGGTGGTCCGGCAATTGCCTATCACGGATATACAGCAACGTATTTATCGGTCGGCACAGACGAGAGGAAGAAATTCAGACTGAGTGGAAGCATTGGTTATGATTTCATCCAGGATGGAGGCTATGGGAGGAGTTACGGTCTGCAGTTTTCGTATAAGCCTTCGCCTTCTGTCAAATTGACTTTCAGTGCTGATATACTTGATCAGCTTGAACATCAGCAATGGGTGGCGAATATTCCTGACCCAACCGCAGTGTCGACCTACAATACTAGTTATGTGTTTTCGGACATCGACAAGAAGGTGACATCGGGGACGATTCGGCTTGACTGGGGATTCACTCCTGAACTTTCCCTGCAGATGTATGTTCAGCCATATATAGCGGCGGGTAGTTATTCGAACTACAAAAGACTGCTTGAAGGCGGAACGTACAACTTTGAGCCCTATGATTACCAGGGTGCTGATCCGGATTTCAATTTCAAATCGTTCAAGGCAAACATCGTACTGCGTTGGGAGTACCGCCCTGGGTCCCTGATCTATCTTGTATGGACGCACGGACGTTTGAACTATGATAATCCGGGTGTATATGATCTGGGCAATGATATAAAATCTCTGATCGAAGAGGATGCGGATAACATATTCCTGGTGAAATTATCGTATTTGTTTACGATATACTAACTTATGAACGAGAACGTTATTTTCGTTATTCCCGTTACTTCCGTTAATTCCGTTAGGTCCGCTATTCTCGTTAATCCCGTTGATCTCGTTAGCCTTATTCTTCGAGCGAACAGAGTGAGTCGAGAAGTGGAAACCCCGGGGACAGGCACCTTGCGGATTCCCTGTCATTGCGAGGACTCCGAGCTTGTCGAGGAGGACGAAGCAATCTCCGTTTCTAGTGTATGGAACGATGAGATTGCCGCGTCGCCCCGCCTCCTATTAGAAAGAATATCGGAGAGCGGTACTCCTCGCAATGACGGGGCAGGGCGTGAGGCATTACGGCTGGATCCCCCGATCGAGTCGGACGTTCAACGGGGACAGGCACCTTGCGGAGCCAGTCCCCCTCTTGACGTAATGTGATGAAGTGATATAGTGTAATATATGAAGAAAGATGATAATAGTGCAACAAGATCAAAGAATGTGGTTGGTGTGTGGCAGGTGAAGGAGATCGGAAGACAGAATATTGAGAGTCCGGTCATGGACAAGCCGGTCCCTAGCTTGTTTATCTTCACATCCCATCACTACAGCATGGTTTGGGTTCTGGGTGCTGATCAGCCGTTCGCTGAGCGCTGGAAACCTACTGATGAGGAGAAAATCAGGCGTTTTGATTCAATGGTTGTTAATGCAGGTACTTATGAGATTGATGAAGTTGCGCTCACCGTGCATCCAATGGTCGCACGGATCCCTGATTTCATCGGTGGCAAATTGATATGTGAATTTCAGGTTGAGAATGATACTCTACGATTGAAGTTTGTGGATGAGTATTCATTCGACGGAGTGCAGGCGCCATGGGTTGCGCAAGGCGGGCTTTTTCTGACACTCGTGCGTATTGGTTGACGGATTTCGAACGTTGGATCAATAGAGACTATCAACATTAGCGTGATTTTGTATTCTCGAAAAGTTGAGTAATAAAGCAAAGGAGGAAACAATGAGCAAAATGGCAGCGTTCGTTTTTGCGTTATTAATGTTTGCGCCATCGGGTTTTGGTCAGGCAGTCAAGAAAATGGTAACCGATGTCGACATGGTTCGGCATCATTTGAGAGAGTACCGAGAGGAATATGGTATCCCCGGTATTGCTGCTGTGGTTCTAACCAGTGATTCAATACTGATTATTGCCGTTGACGGGGTCAGGAAGTTGGGTGAGCCGGATTCGGTCCAAATCGATGATAGATTTCACATTGGCTCTAACACCAAGGCAATGACCGGCTTTGTAGCCGGAGTGTTGGTTGAAAAAGGTCTCATAAGCTGGGATACCAGGATACTTGATGTATTCCCCGAATTCGCGGAATCATCAAAGGATGTATACAGAGACAAGACGCTGAAAGATCTTTTGTCGCACCGCGCAAGAATAATGCCTTTTACGAGCGGAGTTGAATTCGCGAATTTGCCTGAATTTGAAGGCGGTAAGTCGGAGCGGAGGAGGGCATTCGCTGGTTGGCTCTTGCAGCAGGAGCCCGTTGAGGTCGATACGGTTCGTGGTTACGTATACTCCAACGCCGGTTATGGTATTGTGGCAGCAATGATGGAAAAGGTGAGCGGGAAGTCCTGGGAACAACTGATGACAGATGAACTTTTTGGTCCGCTTGGGATAGACGGTAGATTTGGCTGGCCTGCGTACGAAGATGCGGATCAGCCATGGGGACATTATTACGAGACAGACAGCCAGAGGGTATTTCCGCATGACCCGCACGATGAGTATCAGTTGCCAGATATTGCCTCTGCCGCCGGAGATGTGAGCCTATCGATTCTTGATTACGGCAAATTTTTACAGGCAAATCTGATCGGGTTGAATGGCAAAGATAGGGTTCTCACGGCGGCAACGTATGAAGTTCTCCATCCTTGTGTTGATTCTATGATACAGTACGGAGTTGGTTGGGGCCTGAGAGAACATGAAGGATACAAGGTGAGCCGTCACAATGGTAGTGCCGGGACATTTTATTGCACTGCGCTGGTTTTCAGAGATAAAGACCTCGCGCTTGGCATCATGACGAACGCTATTACGACGGAGGCAGAGAAAGCACTTGCTGATTTGCGGGTCAGGATTATGGAGGATTATCTGGAGTAAGTTTTCACGGTGCTTTGTATTCTGCTTAGTTAGGTTGCTTTGATACTGTTTATTAGGAGAAAATGTGGGATTTAAGATGTCAAAACAACGTTTATATGCTTGTTTATTGATTCTGGGGGCGTGCATCTTGCTCTTTCGTACGATCATGATGGTCTCTGATGGATCGCTGGGTGTGCTTGTTTTGTGGGTATCAGTCTTGCTCGTTCTGGAGATGTTGATCGACACTTGTTGGCTGGTCAGTGCAACCGTATGGTTGACCAGTGGTGAAAAAACCAAGGCCAGCGTTACATTGAAGCTTGCTGCAGCGGCGATCACATTGCATGCAATACGCGTCTTGATTTTTGTGATGGGACGGGTCGGGCCATGGGTTAATTTTGATGTTAGGCCGGAGCAGAGATTGCTGCATTACACACGTTGGACATGGTCCGGAGTATATTTTGCGGCAATCATGGCGGTCTTGGGTGTGCTGGGGGTGATAGTTGTCTGGAGAATAAGGCGACGCTCAATCTTGCATTCGCATACATAATCATTATTCTTGGATTGAGTAGCCCACAAAGTAAGCAGAGAAGAATAGGGAGGACAGTTTTGAAGACTATGATGGGTGTTTTTTTGTTGATTGGCTCATTAGGCGCGATCGAGGAAACGACAGCAATTACCGGTAATGGCGCAACTGTGACATTGCGGGATGATAAGACATGGATGCTCCTCGAATTGCCTGACAGTGCTGAGATGAAGGTTGCGCCGATCGCGATGACTGAGGACAGTCAGCTCGTGCTCCTGAAAGAACGGAAATGGCAGTTCGTGTCTCCAGATGACACGGTTGGAGAGTCATACGACACCATATTCAAACCGGTTGTGCCCTATTACAACTTATCCAAGGAACCTTACTTAAGGGATATCCCGGGCGTAGTCTATCCGTCGAGCGCTGCGCAAAAGCGACAGCAAGGTTCGGTTGTGCTTGGGTTGTTGCTCGATACTGACGGCAGCGTGCTGGATGTTAAGGTTCTTATATCGACAGGGTTCATGGAACTGGATAACGCGGCGAAGAAGAATGGCTGGAAGGCGAGATTCAGCCCTCCCGAATTCAACGGTATGCCGGTGAGGGTGTGGGTGTCGATGCCGATCGATTTCGAATTGCAGGAACCGTAACCACAGAAACGCCGATCTCGTTATTTTCGTTAGTACCGTTAATCTCGTTAGTCTCGTTATTGTTGTTACTTCCGTTAAGATAATGATAAGTAATGCTGGATTCTTGATAGACGGACGTTGAGATCGTTATTATCTCCGATACCGTTATTTTCGTTAGTCCCGTTATTATCGTTATTCCCGTTGCGTTCGTTACTATCGTTAATTTCGTTAATATCGCTGAAAAATTTATTTCGAAACCATACCTTTGTAATCCAATATTTTTATCGATGTTCTCAGATAAATCCATTGACATGTCCATTATTCTTCGTACAATGTGTTACTAATCATGAAAAAGTGGCACGTATTGAACACTTTGCCAATTCCTGGAAGGAGGGAAAATGAAAACAAGTTTCTTAAAAGTCGTCATTTTTGTTCTGCTGGCGATCATGCCGGTGGTGGGTCATTTTCAGATGATTATTCCGAGCGAGGATATTATTGAGGAGCAGTCCAAAAGCACGATAACTATCGATTGTAGGTTTTGTCACCCGTTTGAGGGTGAAATACTAAACATGGCATATCCCTTGGAATTCGGCGTAGTAATAAGAGGCGGCGATAAGGTGGACCTTCGTAAGACACTTTCTGAATACAAGCAAGAGGGATTATCCGCCTGGCAGACCAATTACAAAGTGAATCAACCAGGCGATCACGTTTTCTACGTTGTGCCAGAGCCCTATTGGGAGCCTGCAGAAGAGACATTCATCATCCATTATACCAAAGTTGTCGTCAACGGCTTTGGTCTGGAATCAGGGTGGGATTCCGAAGCTGGCATGAAAACGGAGATCATACCCCTTACCAGACCTTATGGTCTTTATGCGGGTAATGTTTTTCAGGGTCTGGTTCTTGTGGACGGAAAACCCGCATCGTTCACCGAGGTCGAGGTTGAGTACTATAATGAGGCCGGTAAATACATTGCGCCGGCAGCCCCGTTCATTACTCAGGTAGTTAAAGCAGATGCCAACGGTGTTTTCTCGTATGTTATGCCCGTGGCTGGGTGGTGGGGGTTTGCTGCGCTTAATGAGGCGGAAGCGAGGATCCTGAATGAGAAAGACGGAGAGTCATATCCGGTTGAGATAGGCGCGCTCATCTGGGTCAAGACGGTCGAAATGAAATAGCGAGAAAGAATATGCATATTTCCGAGGGAGTGATCGCTGCACCAGTTCTTGTTTCCGGTGCAGTTGGAGCCTTTGCCGGGTGCGCGGTGGGTTTAAAGAAGATGGATATCGAGAACACGCCCAAGGTCGCCGTCATGTCTTCTGCATTTTTTGTTGCATCGCTGATACACCTGCCGGTTGGTCCTACCAGTGTCCATCTGGTGCTCAGCGGTCTGGTCGGCATTCTGCTCGGGTGGATGGCCTTTCCTGCAATACTAGTTGCGCTGCTCCTGCAGGCCATTCTCTTTCAATTTGGAGGCATTACCACGTTGGGAGTCAATACTATGGTGATGGGAGTGCCCGCATTGGTATGCTATTTGCTGTACGCACGATTCGTGAGGGGACGGAATAAAGCGATCGCTGCGGTTGCGGGTTTTCTCGCTGGGGCAACCGGAATATTCCTGGGCGGCGTGATCGTCGCGCTCTTTTTAATTTCGACCGGCGAGCAGTTCATTGTCGTGGCAAAATTGTTCGTTATCGCTCACTTCCCCGTGATGGTCATCGAAGGAATTCTTACGGCATTCATTGTCACTTTCATTAGAAGGATCAAACCCGATGTATTGGGAGGTATTGTAAAATGAAAAAGACCAGGATCGTCTTCCTGATTGTGGTTCTACCTTCGTTGCTCGCTGCGCACCGTGTTAATATTTTCACTCAAGTTGAACACGATAGTGTAATTGGGCAGTGTTACTATAACGACGGGGCGCCGGTACGCCAGCAAAAGGTAGAAATCTTTAGACTATCGGGCGAGAGGTTGATGGAACTGAAAACGGACAGCGCCGGTTATTTCAGGTTCGCTCCGCCAATTAGGGAGGATCTGAAAATCGTGCTCTATGCAGGAATGGGGCATCAGTCAGAGACAATATTAGCAGCTGCTGACCTGCCGGAGATAAAAAAGCCGCGCACCGAGAAACCGAAAAATCCGCAAAAGGTGACTGTAACTAATACTGAGGAACCCCGTGTTGATGAGGAACGCTTGCGCAAAATAATCGAAGACGCGGTGGAAGAGAAATTCAACGCACTTAGAGAGTTGATCGTGAAACAACAGAGGTCGACATCGCTCATCACAATAATTGGCGGTATTGGCTACATTTTTGGCATTTTTGGTCTCCTGCTTTTTCTCCGAAACAGGAAACGGCAATGATCGAAGAGCGGTTTTCAAAAGGCGAAAGCTTTGTCCACGGTATTGATCCCAGGGTGAGGATATTGAGTGCCATTGTTTACTCGGTAATAATTGCGGTAACCGGTAAGTTGGAGGTGGCGTGTGCCGGGCTTGCTGCAGGATTCGTTCTTATCGCACTCGCGCGGTTGAGTGCTAAGCACGTGTTTTATCGTCTGCTTGTCGTCAATACTTTCATTCTTATGTTGTGGTTGATACTTCCTTTTAGTTATCCCGGAAGAATGATCTACAAGATCGGTGCACTGGTCATGACTGACCAGGGTGTCCAGTATGCTCTGATGCTTACGGTCAAGTGCAATGCGATCATTCTCATCAACATAAGCTTGCTCTCTACTTGCGGCATTTTCAATCTTGTTCATGCGTTGGATCATTTGAGAGTTCCGAATAAGCTCATTCATCTATTCTTCTTTGTCTACCGCTATGCTCA harbors:
- a CDS encoding beta-lactamase family protein, encoding MSKMAAFVFALLMFAPSGFGQAVKKMVTDVDMVRHHLREYREEYGIPGIAAVVLTSDSILIIAVDGVRKLGEPDSVQIDDRFHIGSNTKAMTGFVAGVLVEKGLISWDTRILDVFPEFAESSKDVYRDKTLKDLLSHRARIMPFTSGVEFANLPEFEGGKSERRRAFAGWLLQQEPVEVDTVRGYVYSNAGYGIVAAMMEKVSGKSWEQLMTDELFGPLGIDGRFGWPAYEDADQPWGHYYETDSQRVFPHDPHDEYQLPDIASAAGDVSLSILDYGKFLQANLIGLNGKDRVLTAATYEVLHPCVDSMIQYGVGWGLREHEGYKVSRHNGSAGTFYCTALVFRDKDLALGIMTNAITTEAEKALADLRVRIMEDYLE
- the cbiM gene encoding cobalt transporter CbiM, which encodes MHISEGVIAAPVLVSGAVGAFAGCAVGLKKMDIENTPKVAVMSSAFFVASLIHLPVGPTSVHLVLSGLVGILLGWMAFPAILVALLLQAILFQFGGITTLGVNTMVMGVPALVCYLLYARFVRGRNKAIAAVAGFLAGATGIFLGGVIVALFLISTGEQFIVVAKLFVIAHFPVMVIEGILTAFIVTFIRRIKPDVLGGIVK
- the cbiQ gene encoding cobalt ECF transporter T component CbiQ, with the translated sequence MIEERFSKGESFVHGIDPRVRILSAIVYSVIIAVTGKLEVACAGLAAGFVLIALARLSAKHVFYRLLVVNTFILMLWLILPFSYPGRMIYKIGALVMTDQGVQYALMLTVKCNAIILINISLLSTCGIFNLVHALDHLRVPNKLIHLFFFVYRYAHVMQYEYYRLRDTLKIRGFKPRTSVNTYRTYGAIIGTLMIRGYERSEQIHKAMICRGFKGHYWLLDHFVWGKSDLLAASMMMLGVILLLTLQWKTI
- a CDS encoding DUF4198 domain-containing protein encodes the protein MKTSFLKVVIFVLLAIMPVVGHFQMIIPSEDIIEEQSKSTITIDCRFCHPFEGEILNMAYPLEFGVVIRGGDKVDLRKTLSEYKQEGLSAWQTNYKVNQPGDHVFYVVPEPYWEPAEETFIIHYTKVVVNGFGLESGWDSEAGMKTEIIPLTRPYGLYAGNVFQGLVLVDGKPASFTEVEVEYYNEAGKYIAPAAPFITQVVKADANGVFSYVMPVAGWWGFAALNEAEARILNEKDGESYPVEIGALIWVKTVEMK
- a CDS encoding energy transducer TonB, with product MMGVFLLIGSLGAIEETTAITGNGATVTLRDDKTWMLLELPDSAEMKVAPIAMTEDSQLVLLKERKWQFVSPDDTVGESYDTIFKPVVPYYNLSKEPYLRDIPGVVYPSSAAQKRQQGSVVLGLLLDTDGSVLDVKVLISTGFMELDNAAKKNGWKARFSPPEFNGMPVRVWVSMPIDFELQEP
- a CDS encoding lipocalin-like domain-containing protein, producing the protein MKKDDNSATRSKNVVGVWQVKEIGRQNIESPVMDKPVPSLFIFTSHHYSMVWVLGADQPFAERWKPTDEEKIRRFDSMVVNAGTYEIDEVALTVHPMVARIPDFIGGKLICEFQVENDTLRLKFVDEYSFDGVQAPWVAQGGLFLTLVRIG
- a CDS encoding carbohydrate binding family 9 domain-containing protein, coding for MRPVSNVLLIVVTAVFSISAAEAQKTVAPSINAVRAEEEIIIDGDLRESVWQGEGYSALVQKEPVEGAAPTEETSVYVAYNDEGIFVAARCYYSDMSFCTGGLGRRDEMLQSDRFWVWIDPNRSGRNAFGFAVNPDGSIVDGKCYQDIAWDDSWDGVWQSAAKRHVDHWTAEMFIPFNQLRFAKKNEYIMGVNFDRYIICKAEDDYFSMVPDTETGFVSKFGLLTGIAGIEPPVRLQILPYVMGKASYLAEGEDSPFYEDNRYDGSAGLDLKYGLTGDLTLDATVNPDFGQAEVDPAEINLSAFETYYAEKRSFFIEGSDIFIFGDNPAGGVWGCNWQEPEIFYSRRIGREPKGYVTHTGFVDRPEQTTIIGAAKMSGQVGDWALGHISAVTDREYARVDSSGTIFEEEIEPRTYYGIIRSYKEFNKGDQGLGFMATGVARDLRTEELSRINNRNALVVGLDGWSFLNDAREWAFMGHTEYSNVNGSEERMLDLQQEPAHYYQSPDLDYVSLDSSRTSLSGYMGRFAIKKTKGNLGFHSSLGIISPGFETNDLGFTWITNVVNMHVAAGYNWYAPTNWYRDASIWLMTSRNYDFDSRKLFEQYYAMANATLPNYWSAESWVQYTPDGLDLHETRGGPAIAYHGYTATYLSVGTDERKKFRLSGSIGYDFIQDGGYGRSYGLQFSYKPSPSVKLTFSADILDQLEHQQWVANIPDPTAVSTYNTSYVFSDIDKKVTSGTIRLDWGFTPELSLQMYVQPYIAAGSYSNYKRLLEGGTYNFEPYDYQGADPDFNFKSFKANIVLRWEYRPGSLIYLVWTHGRLNYDNPGVYDLGNDIKSLIEEDADNIFLVKLSYLFTIY